The Flammeovirga yaeyamensis genome segment TCTGTAGAGTCTAGTGCAACGGCGTAAGCAACGTCGTCTTTAATTAAATCGACAAGTTCTAATTCTCTGTCGATGGCCATCACTTCGGCTCCCAATCCTGCAAGGTTTCTTGCAACAGAGGAACCGAACTGACCTAGGCCAATAATAGCATATTTTCCTTCGGGCATAGTTTCCTGTAATGAAAAATTCAATCAGAAAATTAAACCCTTAAATTTTTCCAAGCAAGAATGTTTTAACAACATCTAGCGCAACATCGAAATTTCTGTCATTTCTTACGATAATATCCACATTTTCTTTGTGTGGTTTGATATAATTCTCGTAAGCAGGCATCACGTGATTTTCATATCTGTACAAAACATCGTTGATATCGTACCCTCTTTCCACGTTATCTCTTTTGATTCTACGACTTAGTTTTAGGTGTGCTTTTGCCTCAATGAATAGTTTCAAATCGATAATTTCTAACACTCTTGGGTCGTGGAATACGAAGATACCTTCAAGGATAATCACTTTCTTTGGAACAAACTTGAGCATCTTTGGAGTAGCACTAGCATTATTGAAAGTATATTCTTGAATTTGTACCTCTTCACCATTTTTAAGTTTGGTGATATCTTGGTAGAATTTCTCTAGATCAATTGAGTAAGGAGTGTCAAAATTTTTAATCCCTTTTTTGTCCTCAGGTTGTTTGTCTTTATCAATGTAGTAGTTATCCTGAGAAACAGTACATACGTTTTCTTTTCCAATGAGCTTGGTAAGATTTTTAATGAAAGTAGTTTTTCCAGATCCACTTCCGCCGGTGATACCGACTATAAAGGCTTGTTCCATTTTCTTTTTTATGTGATTAAAGAGACAAAAATAAGCAATTGATATAATTTAATCATAACTCTTAAATATTCATTAAATAAATAATTAGAAATATTAAACCGTTGATTTTTAGTTGGGTAATTGATTTATACGAAGAATTGCATAAGTAAAAATACCTACTTTTGGGTATTGATGTGCTTTACTGTATCAGCTACTTTTGTTATACTATGATTTTTTTACCTCGACTAATGTTTTTCCACAAGTGGAAAAGTTACTTTTGTGTATCACGACTTACTTTAAAACAGATTATCAAAAAATAAAGGAGACCTTAAGGTTTCCTTTTTTGTTTAAGTCTTTATAAATCATTATATTATAGACAACACCACTAACATTACTATGAAAACCAACGTATCAAAAATGATGTTGTTGGGAATGCTATTTTTGATAATTTCACCAACCATACATCAAACCATTGCACAAGAGTCAAAAGCACATTTGAAAAACCTCGTTTTCGAAAATGAGAGAAGTAACTATGTGCAAATTCCATTTGAACTTATCAATAATTTGATGATCATTTCTGTTGTGATCAATCAATCAGACTCTTTAAAATTGATCCTTGACACAGGAGTGACCTATCCCATTATTAGTGATCCTAATGTTGTTAAGTCAATAGGCTTTGATCAAAGAAGGGTGAGAGAAATAGATATTAAAGGCTGGGGAACAAAAAAAGATATTATAGCTTATCATTCTTGGGGTAATACGGTTAATTTAGATGGTATTGTGGGATTAAACCAGGATATCATTTTTGCAAATCATGATATTTTGCTGCTATCAAAAAATCTGGGAATGCACGTGCATGGACTTATTGGTGCGACTATTTTCAATCATTTTATTGTGCATATTGATTATATCAAAAAGAAAATCACTTTGTATGATCAAGATTTTTACGCTAAAAAGAGAAGAAGTAAATTCCATAAAAGGTATGATAAGTTTCCATTGGAGGTCAATAAAAATAGAAGCTACATAGTATCAACAGCTAAAAAACAGGGAGAGGAAACCACTTATAAACTAAAGTTACTAGTTGATACTGGAGCAAGTCATGCTTTATCGATTTTAGAAAAAGAGAACTCGCCCATGCGTGCTTCTGTTCAAGCCATCCGGGATCATTTGGGAGTTGGAATAAACGGAGACCTTTATGGAAAAGTGAGTAAATTGGATCTTTGGAAGATAGGTGATTTTATTATTGAGGATCCCATTGCAAAATACCCAGACTTTGATGTCTCTCATCTAAATAAAATAGGAAAGGACAGACACGGGAGTATAGGTTCTGAGATTTTACGAAGATTCTCAGTAGTCATTGATTATAAAAATCAAGAAATATTACTAAGAAAAAATAGAGATTTTAAACAAACTTTTCAATACAATCTTCTTGGACTTGATTTTATAAAACCATTCCCTCAATTGCCTTATTATGAGGTCTCTCAAATAAGAGAAGCATCACCAGCTAGTAAAGCGGGAATAAAAAAGGGCGATCGTTTACTCAAAGTAAATGGCACCTCGGTAAGTGCTTTAACGATGGAAGAAGTAAGGAATTTATTTAGAGGTAAACATGGTCAAAAACTATCGCTTGGAATCGTAAGTAATTCAGGAGAAAGTAAGAAACTCACTCTCACATTAGAAGACCCTTTTAAATATGAAGCAAATGATTAATAAAGGTGTTTTATCTCTTTAAATCCATAGTGTTTTACTTCTTTATCATCCATCATAACAGATAAACAACCATTTTGATTTACCCCAATGATGTGTCCGTAAAACCTTCTAGGAACCTGATTTGGAATTCTTTCTTCAAAATATCCTTCTTCTTGATACCAAAACAAATGGTCGTAATATTCTCTTTTAAGAATTTCCAATTTATTGTTTTTAAGCTGATCATATCTAAAATCTAAACGTTCCAAAAGCGATTCAGTCACCGTTCTAAGATTAAAGATTCTATCGGTTAAGAGGAATAAAGAAGTGGCAGAAAAATTACCCGAAAAACCTGTCTGATTGATGTTTAGACCAATACCAATAACAGAGTGCGAAATATTCTTTCCGACAATATAATTCTCAATCAAAATACCTCCTACTTTCTTATTATTGATAATTAAATCGTTAGGCCATTTAATTTTTATGTCTTCCCCGTTTAATAGTTTCGAAAAAGTATCAAAAACTGCCAAAGAAACTGCTATATTTAAATTGAATTGTTCTTGTGCTTGGAGAAAGTTGGGGTGAAGCAGAAATGATAAAGTGATATTCTTATCAGATTCACATTCCCAAGTATTTCCTCTCTGTCCTCTTCCATTGGTTTGAGCAGAGGTAACTACAGTAGTTCCTTCAGCTAATTGATGTTGGGAAACTAGGGTATTTAGGTGGTCATTTGTAGAGTGACAACTAGGCACATATATGACACTTTTACCGATAATAGACGTATTGGCAGAAATTTTATACAACTATTTATTACTTTTGTTTAGAATTGACCTAATATGACAATTCTTATTATTTGAGTATTGATTTTGCAGTACAATTATACAAGAAAGAATATATAAATTACAAATCGACTTTTGTCGACCTAATAATTAAGAAAAAAATTTAAGGAAGTATCCTTAACAAGATAATATGGGTAAGAAGAACGTAAATGTAGAGGAGTTAGCACACATCGTTGCTAAAGGGATGCAAGAGAAAAAAGCTCAAAATATAGAAATATTAGATTTAAGAAAAGTAAAGAATGCCGTAACAGATTTCTTTGTAATTTGTACCGCATCTTCTGATACTCAATTAGACGCAGTAAAAGACAGTGTCGAAAAAGAAGTAAAAGATACTGTAGGAGAAAAACCTTGGGCTA includes the following:
- the udk gene encoding uridine kinase, with the protein product MEQAFIVGITGGSGSGKTTFIKNLTKLIGKENVCTVSQDNYYIDKDKQPEDKKGIKNFDTPYSIDLEKFYQDITKLKNGEEVQIQEYTFNNASATPKMLKFVPKKVIILEGIFVFHDPRVLEIIDLKLFIEAKAHLKLSRRIKRDNVERGYDINDVLYRYENHVMPAYENYIKPHKENVDIIVRNDRNFDVALDVVKTFLLGKI
- a CDS encoding PDZ domain-containing protein, whose protein sequence is MKTNVSKMMLLGMLFLIISPTIHQTIAQESKAHLKNLVFENERSNYVQIPFELINNLMIISVVINQSDSLKLILDTGVTYPIISDPNVVKSIGFDQRRVREIDIKGWGTKKDIIAYHSWGNTVNLDGIVGLNQDIIFANHDILLLSKNLGMHVHGLIGATIFNHFIVHIDYIKKKITLYDQDFYAKKRRSKFHKRYDKFPLEVNKNRSYIVSTAKKQGEETTYKLKLLVDTGASHALSILEKENSPMRASVQAIRDHLGVGINGDLYGKVSKLDLWKIGDFIIEDPIAKYPDFDVSHLNKIGKDRHGSIGSEILRRFSVVIDYKNQEILLRKNRDFKQTFQYNLLGLDFIKPFPQLPYYEVSQIREASPASKAGIKKGDRLLKVNGTSVSALTMEEVRNLFRGKHGQKLSLGIVSNSGESKKLTLTLEDPFKYEAND
- a CDS encoding biotin--[acetyl-CoA-carboxylase] ligase produces the protein MYKISANTSIIGKSVIYVPSCHSTNDHLNTLVSQHQLAEGTTVVTSAQTNGRGQRGNTWECESDKNITLSFLLHPNFLQAQEQFNLNIAVSLAVFDTFSKLLNGEDIKIKWPNDLIINNKKVGGILIENYIVGKNISHSVIGIGLNINQTGFSGNFSATSLFLLTDRIFNLRTVTESLLERLDFRYDQLKNNKLEILKREYYDHLFWYQEEGYFEERIPNQVPRRFYGHIIGVNQNGCLSVMMDDKEVKHYGFKEIKHLY
- the rsfS gene encoding ribosome silencing factor, producing the protein MGKKNVNVEELAHIVAKGMQEKKAQNIEILDLRKVKNAVTDFFVICTASSDTQLDAVKDSVEKEVKDTVGEKPWATEGKGSDGWALLDYVTVVAHVFLPKKREFYALEELWGDAKVFKLPTE